A genome region from Ascaphus truei isolate aAscTru1 unplaced genomic scaffold, aAscTru1.hap1 HAP1_SCAFFOLD_410, whole genome shotgun sequence includes the following:
- the LOC142483975 gene encoding uncharacterized protein LOC142483975 isoform X1 has translation MSFQVSTMQLLAEAHNNEEGWFQKQMCALVLKAGSDQGSLGSRGNARGQGGSHATCAEAWPSSSDEGGPSYGAREALVVQKGKSGTAGTRSTSLRGAGTSSTARKRSGPRVELAVRGLEDKGLGAGPDRRFKTPPGTGASKGKRKRVACLGNKGVTLPGIVSSPGPQVLELGLAGDAEARMISAVVKGVQLALLPMTTLLSTKQAVEACKSSERQGGSDSVLDGGSNRGTVGGELAQVSLGGESTAGCTLSTVPKVIQDALASATALPVQVAGQGADLTTVVSLLGEHPVVNSGAGQGTGLGRPLAGSKRLPDAAYGDSCTTISRSLGVHLSKEVKEKIWAGDYVEILSLLPGYNEAVAKSGKKKGEAKKEDVEKRLFPRKFSNWSQAFGILAGVAGEKDPHLCSALFKYQDTIRKAFQKHGGSSFRGSNSLKGVWREHFQVRTSGRGRAGGKQSGVCWRYNESRCNFENCM, from the exons ATGTCCTTTCAGGTCAGCACCATGCAGCTTTTGGCGGAGGCGCACAACAATGAGGAAGGATGGTTTCAGAAGCAGATGTGTGCACTAGTGCTGAAAGCTGGAAGTGATCAAGGAAGTTTGGGCAGTCGTGGAAACGCGAGAGGACAGGGTGGTTCCCATGCTACCTGCGCTGAGGCGTGGCCATCATCAAGTGATGAAGGGGGTCCTAGTTACGGAGCACGGGAAGCGTTGGTGGTGCAGAAGG GTAAATCTGGAACGGCCGGGACGCGGTCGACCTCGCTTCGTGGCGCTGGTACGTCGTCCACGGCTCGCAAGCGGTCCGGGCCTCGGGTTGAGCTTGCTGTCAGAGGCTTAGAGGACAAGGGTCTTGGGgcaggtcccgacaggcggttcaaAACACCGCCGGGGACTGGGGCATCGAAGGGTAAGCGAAAAAGAGTTGCTTGTTTGGGAAATAAGGGCGTTACCTTGCCGGGCATTGTTAGCTCCCCTGGGCCACAGGTGTTGGAGTTGGGGTTAGCGGGCGATGCCGAGGCAAGAATGATTAGTGCGGTGGTTAAGGGCGTTCAGTTAGCTTTATTGCCGATGACAACGTTATTATCCACTAAGCAAGCAGTGGAGGCATGCAAGTCAAGTGAGCGGCAGGGGGGGTCAGATTCAGTGCTTGATGGGGGGAGCAACCGTGGAACAGTGGGTGGAGAGTTGGCTCAGGTGTCTTTGGGTGGGGAGAGTACAGCAGGTTGTACCCTTAGCACAGTGCCGAAAGTTATTCAAGATGCGTTGGCATCGGCCACAGCATTGCCGGTGCAGGTGGCGGGACAAGGAGCTGATTTAACGACAGTTGTTAGTTTGTTAGGTGAGCATCCGGTGGTGAATTCAGGTGCTGGGCAGGGGACAGGGCTCGGAAGGCCATTGGCAGGTTCAAAAAGGCTGCCGGATGCGGCCTATGGGGACTCATGTACGACCATATCACGTTCCTTAGGCGTGCATTTGTCAAAGGAAGTAAAGGAAAAGATTTGGGCGGGTGATTACGTTGAGATTTTGTCATTGCTTCCGGGTTACAATGAAGCGGTAGCTAAATccggaaaaaaaaagggggaggctaAAAAGGAGGATGTGGAAAAGCGTCTTTTTCCTCGCAAGTTCAGTAATTGGTCGCAGGCATTTGGGATTTTGGCGGGCGTTGCGGGGGAAAAGGATCCGCATTTATGCTCGGCGCTTTTTAAGTATCAGGATACGATTAGAAAAGCGTTTCAGAAACACGGGGGGTCGTCCTTTCGTGGGTCAAATAGCCTCAAAGGGGTCTGGCGGGAGCATTTTCAGGTGCGCACATCAGGGAGAGGGCGTGCAGGTGGGAAGCAGTCGGGGGTATGTTGGCGTTACAACGAGTCAAGATGCAATTTTGAGAATTGTATGTAG
- the LOC142483975 gene encoding uncharacterized protein LOC142483975 isoform X2: MSFQVSTMQLLAEAHNNEEGWFQKQMCALVLKAGSDQGSLGSRGNARGQGGSHATCAEAWPSSSDEGGPSYGAREALVVQKGKSGTAGTRSTSLRGAGTSSTARKRSGPRVELAVRGLEDKGLGAGPDRRFKTPPGTGASKDGAVSEVGTGGGDPGRTVPSSLVGSGNGGVIDIIKASLAPGTWGA, encoded by the exons ATGTCCTTTCAGGTCAGCACCATGCAGCTTTTGGCGGAGGCGCACAACAATGAGGAAGGATGGTTTCAGAAGCAGATGTGTGCACTAGTGCTGAAAGCTGGAAGTGATCAAGGAAGTTTGGGCAGTCGTGGAAACGCGAGAGGACAGGGTGGTTCCCATGCTACCTGCGCTGAGGCGTGGCCATCATCAAGTGATGAAGGGGGTCCTAGTTACGGAGCACGGGAAGCGTTGGTGGTGCAGAAGG GTAAATCTGGAACGGCCGGGACGCGGTCGACCTCGCTTCGTGGCGCTGGTACGTCGTCCACGGCTCGCAAGCGGTCCGGGCCTCGGGTTGAGCTTGCTGTCAGAGGCTTAGAGGACAAGGGTCTTGGGgcaggtcccgacaggcggttcaaAACACCGCCGGGGACTGGGGCATCGAAGG ATGGAGCTGTTTCGGAGGTTGGCACCGGGGGCGGAGACCCAGGGCGAACGGTGCCCAGCAGTCTTGTGGGATCTGGTAACGGAGGTGTGATTGATATAATCAAGGCTTCACTCGCCCCGGGTACGTGGGGTGCTTAG